A portion of the Cryptomeria japonica chromosome 5, Sugi_1.0, whole genome shotgun sequence genome contains these proteins:
- the LOC131027131 gene encoding probable receptor-like protein kinase At1g11050, with amino-acid sequence MILLCRIGIRYWRWARTKLGGKHRRFVRINRSLLSNAVKPNMGKVWFNVRQIKEATNNFSCANLIGQGSFGMVYKGTLPDGHMIAVKRMKKCSVDEDSDFLNEVEIISSFQHPNLVALRGFGVASDGKDGCQRFLVYDYLANGSLDRHIYGNGKALTWEQRKNIIMGIAKGLCYLHSGVKPAIYHRDIKASNILLDDDMNACVADFGLARKTTEGESYLVSKIAGTHGYLAPEYALYGILTDRSDVYSFGVLLLEIMSGRKALDTSVACSSEYLITDWAWKLLKANRVDQMVDCRMFESGEVSTMERFVLVGILCAHVAVALRPSMVEALKMLEGEATIPAIPDKPLPQVNHRTVADGNAFLSVLDSYPSFNSFLMGR; translated from the coding sequence ATGATCTTGCTCTGCAGAATAGGAATCAGATACTGGAGATGGGCCAGGACGAAATTGGGCGGCAAGCACAGGCGTTTTGTGAGAATTAACAGAAGCCTTTTGAGTAACGCTGTGAAACCCAACATGGGTAAAGTGTGGTTCAATGTACGGCAAATCAAGGAGGCAACGAATAATTTCAGTTGTGCCAATTTAATTGGGCAGGGCAGTTTTGGAATGGTGTATAAGGGCACACTTCCCGATGGTCATATGATTGCTGTGAAAAGAATGAAGAAGTGTTCTGTCGACGAAGACTCGGATTTCTTGAACGAGGTGGAGATCATCAGCAGCTTTCAACACCCGAATTTGGTGGCTCTGCGAGGATTTGGCGTTGCGAGTGATGGAAAAGATGGGTGCCAGCGATTTCTTGTTTACGATTACCTGGCTAATGGCAGCCTCGATCGACACATTTATGGAAATGGGAAAGCACTGACATGGGAGCAGAGGAAGAACATTATAATGGGCATCGCTAAGGGTTTGTGTTATCTGCATTCCGGCGTTAAGCCTGCGATTTATCACAGAGATATCAAAGCCAGTAATATTCTGCTGGATGATGACATGAATGCCTGTGTTGCGGATTTTGGGCTGGCGAGGAAGACAACGGAAGGGGAATCGTACCTCGTTTCAAAAATAGCTGGTACACATGGGTATTTGGCGCCTGAGTATGCTCTCTATGGAATTCTTACAGATCGTAGTGATGTTTATAGCTTTGGGGTTCTGTTGTTGGAAATCATGAGCGGCAGAAAGGCTTTGGATACTTCTGTGGCGTGTTCATCTGAATACCTTATTACTGATTGGGCATGGAAGCTTCTGAAAGCGAATAGAGTGGATCAAATGGTAGATTGCAGAATGTTTGAGAGTGGAGAGGTGAGTACAATGGAGAGATTTGTTTTAGTGGGCATTTTGTGTGCACACGTTGCGGTGGCATTGAGACCAAGTATGGTAGAAGCATTGAAGATGTTGGAGGGAGAGGCTACCATTCCTGCAATTCCAGACAAGCCTTTGCCTCAAGTAAATCACAGAACAGTGGCCGATGGAAATGCTTTTCTCAGCGTTTTAGATAGTTATCCTTCCTTCAACTCATTCCTCATGGGAAGATAG